The Ziziphus jujuba cultivar Dongzao chromosome 5, ASM3175591v1 genome segment ACTTGATTCAAGTTTCTTTGCTTCATTTAATTTCCGAACAGCCTGGACatttataaaaagaagataaatttaGTCTCAATTACATGCATTCGTTATGCTCATATGTTTACGCAAAATACAAATGAATAGGCACCGCGAAAAGCAACCCGTTTCAAGTATTATGAATACATTTCTAAATGGATTCTGTAATGCAGTTTGAATTTGAAATCTACtaaaggagaaagaaaagaaaagggagaaAGCTCCTTTGTACTTCCCCCCAGATAGTCTAAAATTAACTGCTTAAGCCTTACCTTCATGAAATCTTCATGGATAACATAGTCACGTTCTGCACGAATTGCTGACATTCCAGCCTCCGTGCAAACATTTCTAAGATCCGCCCCATTAAAGCCCTAAAACAATTACAGATTGAATAAATTAAGATTGTCTAAATATTTAGATTGAACTGGCACAAGATATACTAACTCACCTCCGCAAGCTTTACAACAGCTTCATAATCTATCTCACCATGTTTGGCAATTCCAGCCGCATGAATCTTAAGAATTTCCATTCTTGATTGCTCATTTGGCAAAGGAATCTCTATTTTCCTATCAAGTCGACCTGGGCGAAGAAGTGCAGGATCAAGAACATCTGGTCGATTTGTTGCCATTATCATTTTAACCTGCAACACCAATATAAAAACAATCAATACTCTTTTTTTGGTTTACAAACACAACTAGTCTGATGATTTGTTTATATTCAGGAATACAGAATACATCACTATGAACAAGGTAAGCCACTATTTCTAATGCTTCCtgacaaaaaaaggaaatactAAAGCAGGCACATATAAAACAATGGACAAATAAAGTCGACAGCAAAATATCAGCAGAATTAAATGACTCCATTCAATAGTAATCAACCAACCATACTAAGGGCATGCGATAAATGATCCGACCACATCATTCCTTCTCATCTAGTAAACTCTATCTAAGAATATGCTACTAACAAACAGTACAGGATAATGATGACTCGTAAGTATCTTACTCCCTCAAAACCAAGCCCTTTTCTGGCCTTTATTCTAGGATGGTTTTACAAAAGCATTCTACCTTACAACTTGGTGTATGTGTGAGCATGCAAATACAAGTTCTCTGCCTTTAAGATGCAATCTTGAATTGGGATATACCTTTCCAAGCTGATCAAATCCATCAAGCTGATTAAGTAACTCCATCAATGTTCTTTGAATTTCACGATCAGCACTTGTACCCTCACTAAATCGACGCCCACCAATGGCATCAATCTCATCCATAAATATAATGCAGGGCTTCATCAAAAGAAGCAAGAAATTAAAGTTCAATCTTGAGAGAGTaacatttataaagaaaaatacacAATAAACAAGTAGATATTTTACTTGGTGATCACGAGCATAGCCGAACATTTCACGTATCAACCTTGCACTTTCTCCAATATACTTATCAATTATGGCACTTGAAACAACCTATATCAGGCAAAACAAAGGTATAATATACAAGAATTAGGGGAAAAATGGAAATGCGAAGAACTTCAAAACCATGACACTGAAATAATTTCTAACCTTCAAGAAGTTGGCATCAATGTTGCTTGCAATGGCTCTAGCTAACAATGTTTTGCCCGTACCAGGAGGCCCATATAATAGAACACCCTTtaagagaagagaagaaaaggtTCACCCGTCAAAAAATTATTCTACCACGGAGTAAGGGGCTCATTCAAATGCTGATAATACAGCACATAAACCGTATATCTACACACTtcccaaaaaaagaagggaGAAAAATAACCTTAGGAGGTTTAATCCCAACCCTGAGGAACAGCTCAGGATTCATAAGAGGTAGCTCAATTGATTCCCTCAATTCTCTGATCTGATCAGATAAACCACCCACAGCTGAATAGCTAACATTACCAGGGTCCTCATGAAGCATGTTATAAACAACTGGATCAACCTGGAAATTCAAGTTAACTCACAAATTAATAAGAACGAGCATATTGCTTTTGATTTCACAATTGCAACTAAAGTTGCTATTTGAAGAGAAATTGGTTATCTATACTTTTATCTCTATCTAATTGACAGTGTGATGTGGATAACAGATCGTAACAACTTACTTCACGTGGAAGAGCCCGCATGATTGTTAGTGTTGTCATGTCAAGGACCACTCTGGTTCCAGCAGTAAGTTTTTCCTTATCCACTTTACTTCGGCAGCCAACCACATATCTAGGTCCACTGCTTGCTTTTACAATCACTAAAAATACACAAACAATTACATTGTAGAATGATTCAAAGATGTAGgaaatcaagaaaataaaactGATAATTCCACTAAAAAATCCAGAAAGGAATTCCAAACAGTGCCAAATTTTTACTCCAATACAAGAACAATAATCTTGTTAAACAGCTTAACATCAAGAGCTCCTATAATTTTTGCTATATCACAGAACAGTTGTACAGGAGCCTAAGAGAAACAAAATTGAGGAAATGGTGAAGATTATGAGAAATTGAGATTGCAACTATACTTATGCAAACAATATCTagaaattatagaaaaaagATTTCAGTATGGCCATAAAAGTAAAAGGGTAATTACAGCGTTCATTGTCAAGAGGCCTGAGAACTTCTCCAATGATCTGCCCAACGCTTTGAAGAGACTTCAAATCATCTTCTGTTTTGTTAAATTCCTTCTTTGCACCTCGCAAATTCTCCCTAACTGGAAATGAGAAATTCTAACTTAATATTATTTCACCAGTAAGAAATAACAGATTAGCAAGTACACAATCACAACTCATGAAAGGAGTTTCACTATATAATTATAGGGATGCATGCAATAGCACACAAAGACGTAAAAGAACAATATTTCAttacaaaaaaacaatataaaatcatGAATGCTGATTCAGAACAGCTTGGTATTCTTTTACTTTTGATGATATTAATGAACAGCTTTGGTATTCTTTTGCActtgataaaattgatgatTCTAAACAAGTTAATATCATCATGCATGGTATACCATATCTATAACTCATAAGGTTGATAACCAGGGAACCACATGAAGAACCTGTCATATTAAAAAACTGAAAAGCATCCCACATGTTCAAACTAGTCCCTTAGTTGCACCTCATATCAAACCCAATTCAAATTTAAACTATCATCTCAGTATTTGTTCGACTTTAATGTTTGCTTAGTTGATTTATGCATAAATCCTAGTTAACACAATCCTCACATGAAGtatcttttttagtttttcccCTAAAACTTCAGTTGCATTCCCATACTTCTGTAATGTCAAATTATGTATTTCTATAAATCGATTCTCTGAGCTTAACAAAGCTCATCACAAGAAGAAGTTAAAATGAGAATCAAGTTTAAATCCACACTTCTCCTTTCCATAACATCCTAGATTGAGCTCTCTATACGATTTCCCAACGTCTAGATGCATACCTCCCATTCTAACCATAGTTACAAAACCAATCAATCAAATAAGGCAGCTACATCAAACAACACAAGAATGAGAAAGCTCAGTAAGATACAGATAGAACAAACCCTAAGTcctagtaattttattttttttaaaaaaagaaagggaaaaagaagGTGGCCTAAAACACTGCGATCCAATTACAGAACCCTAAAAATCAAAGAATCAGCGAAAACCAAATCCAAAAATTGGACGAATAGCCGCAAAGTAATAATTTAGGGTCTGAAGTGTGAGACAGACCAGATCGAACTCTAGACTCGAGCTCTTTGTGCTGGAGAAGCTTCTTGCGGTATTCTGCCGTCGCATTACGACGTCGGACTACATCTTCAGTGTCGCTCATTTTTGCCCTTTCTCCAGCTCAGAAATCTTTGGGAACAAGAAACGTTCAGGCTTGGCTTGAGAGAGAGTTCTTAAAAAGCTACCTCCTCGACTGCGTCTTCTATATCGGTTGTCTTATATTTGCTAAATTaccctttccttttcctaatatTGTTTTCTAGGTCATATCAGAACACATACTTATGctattttccatctttttattttttatttttagggtcaGTGGAGTTCAAATGTTattgggccaaaaaaaaaaaagttcataaattattttgtacAGAAAATTTTAGtgatttgttttttccttttatttcttttttgctcTCTTTTGATGGATTGTGCTGCCTAATTATTAAACCAGATCTTCCTTCTCCACAATCACTATctataattaagaatatatatatatatatatatatatatattacgttgctctatttatttttctgtaaatAAGCCAAagtgtctttatttatttgttttttttcgaagaatatattcatttattttgggtggtgaaaaatatagtttccgggcactataatttattattatacttttctTTTCCTGCACTCCTTATAAAAATCCTATTTCCATTGTAAtcacaattaattatttattaataaaaaatacaattaattattttatattcacTTATTTTGGATGGTAAAAACTCTAATTTGAGGGCACCATAATTTGTCAttatactttctttcttttttttttgccatgcACACGTATGTATACGAATCCTATTTTTCATTGTaataaacacaattaattattttattgcaaCTCACTGATAAATAAAAGCAATCCTTTGTTTTCAAAACACGTAAAAgtgattcacccaaaaaaaataaaaaataaaatgatttatgaGGTGTATGGCGAAACCAGGAAAAGGAACCCGGACCTCGGATCCAAGACATTCAAATTATCTTCATCTCTTTGAAAATTTACggtaaaaagtgaaaaaaaaccttcttcgtcaaataataaataaaaaaggaccaAAATCAATTCTCTAAATCCATGTAACCTAAAAATGAAGCATGCTTTACCAAAATCGATCCACTACAAAAAGGTGATTTACAAAAGCAAGCACACACTTATAATCAAACACTTCTCCCAAAGTATACCTTACGGGAAGGAGAAAATGACTACCATATTCACGACTCACTTTGTCTATTTACGGAAACTCCTCCTACGTATGGTAcaaaaaggaatttaaaatAGTACATTGTATGTGTCCCAAGTCCCAATCCCATCGAAATTAATTGGTggaccttctttttttttttttttttttttttggctcaagtGAATAGTGAAGTGCTTTGCAAGTTAAGAATCAGCACGGCTCTTTGCATTCTGCAACACATCCTTCAAAACCAGAGCAATTCTTTGTGCCATGTGTTGTTCCAAGAACCTCTCTTTTACCAGCTCGTATCCTTTCTTGCCCATTCTCAGCCTCCTCTCTACATGTGTGGCCATGTTCACAATGTTATTGGCCAGCGGAGTTATGCCTTCTTTACTAACAGGATGCAAGAAGCCGGTTGTGCCATTCACTACAATCTCCATCGTGCCCCCAGCGGCTGTTCcctgatatatttttcaatgcACGGAATGGAAACACGATTTACCATTGATTGGAAAATTAAAGACCAATAcatcaaaattacaaaatacacAAGGGCATGCGTACATAACAACAGAAAGTTACCAATACATACATAAGGACCATTGTACGTtctcaaatttatattaattccaAAAGCTTAAACTGTTAGAAAGTAGGATTCTGTACACAAGTTAAGTCACTCATCTAATAATGGAACAGAAAGTGGGTCTTAAACATGCCAGATAACGACTTATAAGAAAATGGGGGCTTATCAGGATCCAAACAAAACCGTAGAAATGGACAGACCCTTATGGAAATCCATTGCATAGACCCTGatgcaaaacaaaacaattttatattgCAAGGAAACAGCTATTcaatataaaattgtaaaattggtATAGCATGAATGATTAACAATTTGGGGAAGGAAATTGGAAGGATATCAGAACAACAGTGCACTGGTCATTCAGATAGTTCAACAATACAGAGGAAGAGAAACTATTTTAGTTATAACAGGCATACCAATACAGGCAGCTGAAAGGCCATCGCTTCAATTGTTATCCTTCCAAAGCATTCTCCCCGTGCCTACTCAAGAATAAGAATTTAAGCCTCATATGTTGTAGTTAATGGAAATTTGTGAAGATGAAAAACACAAGAATGGCATAAAGACAATTGGAAGATATGAAGCTGAGATATCATAATGTGGCCCAGTTTCTAACGTAAGCTAACCAAGAATAAAAGACAAAGGTAACACAGATAAACCAATTCTCACGCCCTCCTAACATTTGTCATATTAGTATGTTCCATTCTGGTGTCTGTGTGCATGTACAGTGTGTATCGACAGAAGTCACAGCACACAATCAGATAAGGGAGTTTGGACTCCACTAAGTATCATATGATATCTAGCAATGGTTCAAGAAAACCTTTATAGAGCTCATGTCAGAAGCATATGGCAATCTGATATGCTCAAGCATTAGGTGTGTGAATTTTTATTCCAGATCCTATCCCTCCTTTTCCTGCAGTATAGAGGATGCAATCATGCAAAAAAACCTTATGCTTGACACAAGCCCCAGGATCAAAGATGGGACACCTACTGCAAGAAGTAAAGAATAATAATGCTGGACattcaaaaggaaaaggaagacattcCACCTTGTTTCTCATAAAAGTTAATCCCAAAAATAGAACAGGCATGAATAAAAAGGTAAATTTCAAA includes the following:
- the LOC107435476 gene encoding 26S proteasome regulatory subunit 10B homolog A: MSDTEDVVRRRNATAEYRKKLLQHKELESRVRSVRENLRGAKKEFNKTEDDLKSLQSVGQIIGEVLRPLDNERLIVKASSGPRYVVGCRSKVDKEKLTAGTRVVLDMTTLTIMRALPREVDPVVYNMLHEDPGNVSYSAVGGLSDQIRELRESIELPLMNPELFLRVGIKPPKGVLLYGPPGTGKTLLARAIASNIDANFLKVVSSAIIDKYIGESARLIREMFGYARDHQPCIIFMDEIDAIGGRRFSEGTSADREIQRTLMELLNQLDGFDQLGKVKMIMATNRPDVLDPALLRPGRLDRKIEIPLPNEQSRMEILKIHAAGIAKHGEIDYEAVVKLAEGFNGADLRNVCTEAGMSAIRAERDYVIHEDFMKAVRKLNEAKKLESSAHYNADFGKD